From one Gossypium hirsutum isolate 1008001.06 chromosome D08, Gossypium_hirsutum_v2.1, whole genome shotgun sequence genomic stretch:
- the LOC107942155 gene encoding receptor-like serine/threonine-protein kinase ALE2 isoform X2, with the protein MPALILLQLLLVYLLSFLSCSCLELQVFSYPLQPVHRLSAVETIVDHARLISMRVLFSQPRSSQDHVNPSFGPATAPAPSPIYQAPVASPSRHLVPRHRHGGHHHRHHVKPRTDAPSPSEQGCDQKCVDPLTATPFGSPCGCVFPMKVKLLLSVAPYAVFPVMNELEIEVAAGLYLQQSQVKIMGATADAQDQGRTLVEINLVPLGEKFDNTTAILTSDRLLHKRLSLNSTLFGTYDVVSISYPGVPPSPPYGNIFGSGPTGSTGDLPITANFVNKNQKMNIRIIAIIVLSAFVLLLVLAGAISVLVKWRKVRRPSNAVGPAFPSSLNKRSGIGSMLSSSITSSPSMSLISTMATCAFPVKTFTLVELEKATSNFSSKRILGEGGFGRVYRGVMGDGSEVAVKLLTRDNQNGDREFIAEVEMLSRLHHRNLVKLVGICIEGRIRCLVYELVPNGSVESHLHGVDKNKGPLDWDARLKVALGAARGLAYLHEDSNPRVIHRDFKASNVLLEDDFTPKVSDFGLAREATEGSQHISTRVMGTFGYVAPEYAMTGHLLVKSDVYSFGVVLLELLTGRKPVDMSQPQGQENLVTWARPLLSSREGVEQLVDPSLAGTYNFDDMAKVAAIASMCVHPEVTHRPFMGEVVQALKLIYNDTDETGGDCCSQKESSAPESDFKGDLAPSDSSWWNAGAVTPSLTYGRSYPFVTMDYSSGQLDEMENRPFSTSSLFGDRTSLPIRHGNRSGPLRTVRSKPSFYTLRGSMSEHGGLLPRRIWSDSN; encoded by the exons ATGCCTGCTTTGATTCTGCTTCAGTTGCTTCTTGTTTACTTACTCAGCTTTCTCTCTTGTTCTTGTTTAG aGCTGCAAGTATTCTCGTATCCTTTACAACCAGTGCACCGGTTGTCTGCTGTGGAAACAATAGTTGACCATg CTAGGTTGATTTCAATGCGTGTGTTATTTTCTCAaccaagatcatcccaagatcaTGTTAATCCTTCCTTTGGACCAGCCACTGCGCCTGCACCTTCTCCTATCTATCAAG CTCCTGTTGCTAGCCCCAGTAGGCACTTGGTACCCAGACATCGTCATGGTGgtcatcatcatcgtcatcatGTTAAACCCCGAACAGATGCTCCATCTCCTTCAGAGCAAG GTTGCGATCAAAAATGCGTGGACCCACTTACTGCAACCCCTTTTGGTTCACCTTGTGGTTGTGTGTTCCCTATGAAAGTCAAACTTCTTCTATCTGTAGCTCCTTATGCTGTTTTCCCTGTGATGAATGAGCTAGAGATTGAGGTTGCTGCAGGCCTATACTTACAACAAAGTCAAGTGAAAATCATGGGTGCTACTGCTGATGCTCAAGATCAAGGGAGAACATTGGTGGAGATTAACTTGGTTCCACTTGGAGAGAAGTTTGATAATACAACTGCAATACTTACATCTGACCGGCTTTTGCACAAAAGACTGTCTctaaattcaactctttttggaACATATGATGTGGTATCCATCAGTTATCCAG GGGTTCCTCCTTCACCGCCATATGGTAATATTTTCGGGAGTGGTCCAACTGGAAGTACTGGAGATCTCCCAATCACAGCTAATTTTGTTAACAAGAACCAAAAGATGAACATCAGGATTATTGCCATTATTGTTTTATCTGCTTTTGTGCTCTTATTGGTTTTAGCTGGAGCAATCTCTGTCCTCGTAAAATGGAGGAAGGTTAGAAGACCGTCAAATGCTGTTGGTCCAGCTTTTCCTTCCTCATTGAACAAAAGATCTG GCATTGGTTCTATGCTGTCAAGCAGTATAACAAGCTCTCCATCAATGTCACTCATTTCCACCATGGCTACTTGTGCTTTCCCGGTTAAAACATTTACACTTGTTGAGCTTGAGAAGGCAACAAGCAACTTCAGTTCAAAGAGGATACTCGGTGAAGGAGGATTTGGACGTGTTTACCGTGGTGTTATGGGAGATGGAAGTGAGGTAGCTGTTAAGTTACTTACAAGAGATAATCAGAATGGAGACCGTGAATTTATTGCAGAAGTGGAGATGCTAAGCCGATTGCACCACCGCAATCTTGTCAAACTTGTCGGTATATGTATTGAAGGACGCATACGCTGCTTGGTGTATGAACTTGTTCCAAATGGAAGTGTGGAATCAcacttgcatg GTGTTGACAAAAACAAAGGACCTCTCGATTGGGATGCACGGCTGAAGGTTGCCCTTGGAGCTGCTAGAGGATTAGCTTATCTTCATGAAGATTCTAACCCTCGAGTGATTCACCGAGATTTTAAGGCTAGTAATGTTCTATTAGAAGATGACTTTACCCCAAAGGTCTCAGATTTCGGTTTAGCAAGGGAGGCAACTGAAGGAAGCCAGCACATTTCTACCCGAGTCATGGGAACTTTTGG ATATGTTGCTCCCGAGTATGCTATGACGGGGCATCTACTTGTTAAGAGTGATGTTTACAGTTTTGGGGTTGTGCTTCTTGAGCTTTTAACCGGAAGAAAACCTGTGGATATGTCCCAACCTCAGGGACAGGAAAATCTCGTAACTTGGGCACGGCCACTACTAAGCAGTCGGGAAGGTGTAGAACAGTTGGTAGATCCTTCCTTGGCTGGGACATATAACTTTGACGACATGGCTAAGGTGGCAGCCATAGCGTCCATGTGTGTTCACCCTGAGGTGACTCACAGACCTTTTATGGGTGAAGTTGTGCAGGCTCTGAAGCTTATATACAACGACACTGACGAAACTGGCGGGGATTGTTGTAGTCAAAAGGAGTCCTCTGCCCCCGAATCGGACTTTAAAGGAGATTTAGCCCCTTCTGATAGCAGTTGGTGGAATGCTGGTGCGGTTACCCCCAGTTTAACTTATGGACGATCCTATCCTTTCGTCACAATGGACTATAGTTCTGGTCAACTTGACGAAATGGAAAACCGACCGTTCTCAACTTCAAGTTTGTTTGGAGATAGAACATCGTTACCAATTAGACACGGTAACAGATCAGGCCCATTGAGAACGGTCCGAAGCAAGCCAAGCTTTTATACATTAAGAGGGAGCATGAGCGAGCATGGGGGACTCCTTCCGAGACGAATTTGGAGCGACTCCAATTAG
- the LOC107942155 gene encoding receptor-like serine/threonine-protein kinase ALE2 isoform X1 has product MPALILLQLLLVYLLSFLSCSCLELQVFSYPLQPVHRLSAVETIVDHAARLISMRVLFSQPRSSQDHVNPSFGPATAPAPSPIYQAPVASPSRHLVPRHRHGGHHHRHHVKPRTDAPSPSEQGCDQKCVDPLTATPFGSPCGCVFPMKVKLLLSVAPYAVFPVMNELEIEVAAGLYLQQSQVKIMGATADAQDQGRTLVEINLVPLGEKFDNTTAILTSDRLLHKRLSLNSTLFGTYDVVSISYPGVPPSPPYGNIFGSGPTGSTGDLPITANFVNKNQKMNIRIIAIIVLSAFVLLLVLAGAISVLVKWRKVRRPSNAVGPAFPSSLNKRSGIGSMLSSSITSSPSMSLISTMATCAFPVKTFTLVELEKATSNFSSKRILGEGGFGRVYRGVMGDGSEVAVKLLTRDNQNGDREFIAEVEMLSRLHHRNLVKLVGICIEGRIRCLVYELVPNGSVESHLHGVDKNKGPLDWDARLKVALGAARGLAYLHEDSNPRVIHRDFKASNVLLEDDFTPKVSDFGLAREATEGSQHISTRVMGTFGYVAPEYAMTGHLLVKSDVYSFGVVLLELLTGRKPVDMSQPQGQENLVTWARPLLSSREGVEQLVDPSLAGTYNFDDMAKVAAIASMCVHPEVTHRPFMGEVVQALKLIYNDTDETGGDCCSQKESSAPESDFKGDLAPSDSSWWNAGAVTPSLTYGRSYPFVTMDYSSGQLDEMENRPFSTSSLFGDRTSLPIRHGNRSGPLRTVRSKPSFYTLRGSMSEHGGLLPRRIWSDSN; this is encoded by the exons ATGCCTGCTTTGATTCTGCTTCAGTTGCTTCTTGTTTACTTACTCAGCTTTCTCTCTTGTTCTTGTTTAG aGCTGCAAGTATTCTCGTATCCTTTACAACCAGTGCACCGGTTGTCTGCTGTGGAAACAATAGTTGACCATg CAGCTAGGTTGATTTCAATGCGTGTGTTATTTTCTCAaccaagatcatcccaagatcaTGTTAATCCTTCCTTTGGACCAGCCACTGCGCCTGCACCTTCTCCTATCTATCAAG CTCCTGTTGCTAGCCCCAGTAGGCACTTGGTACCCAGACATCGTCATGGTGgtcatcatcatcgtcatcatGTTAAACCCCGAACAGATGCTCCATCTCCTTCAGAGCAAG GTTGCGATCAAAAATGCGTGGACCCACTTACTGCAACCCCTTTTGGTTCACCTTGTGGTTGTGTGTTCCCTATGAAAGTCAAACTTCTTCTATCTGTAGCTCCTTATGCTGTTTTCCCTGTGATGAATGAGCTAGAGATTGAGGTTGCTGCAGGCCTATACTTACAACAAAGTCAAGTGAAAATCATGGGTGCTACTGCTGATGCTCAAGATCAAGGGAGAACATTGGTGGAGATTAACTTGGTTCCACTTGGAGAGAAGTTTGATAATACAACTGCAATACTTACATCTGACCGGCTTTTGCACAAAAGACTGTCTctaaattcaactctttttggaACATATGATGTGGTATCCATCAGTTATCCAG GGGTTCCTCCTTCACCGCCATATGGTAATATTTTCGGGAGTGGTCCAACTGGAAGTACTGGAGATCTCCCAATCACAGCTAATTTTGTTAACAAGAACCAAAAGATGAACATCAGGATTATTGCCATTATTGTTTTATCTGCTTTTGTGCTCTTATTGGTTTTAGCTGGAGCAATCTCTGTCCTCGTAAAATGGAGGAAGGTTAGAAGACCGTCAAATGCTGTTGGTCCAGCTTTTCCTTCCTCATTGAACAAAAGATCTG GCATTGGTTCTATGCTGTCAAGCAGTATAACAAGCTCTCCATCAATGTCACTCATTTCCACCATGGCTACTTGTGCTTTCCCGGTTAAAACATTTACACTTGTTGAGCTTGAGAAGGCAACAAGCAACTTCAGTTCAAAGAGGATACTCGGTGAAGGAGGATTTGGACGTGTTTACCGTGGTGTTATGGGAGATGGAAGTGAGGTAGCTGTTAAGTTACTTACAAGAGATAATCAGAATGGAGACCGTGAATTTATTGCAGAAGTGGAGATGCTAAGCCGATTGCACCACCGCAATCTTGTCAAACTTGTCGGTATATGTATTGAAGGACGCATACGCTGCTTGGTGTATGAACTTGTTCCAAATGGAAGTGTGGAATCAcacttgcatg GTGTTGACAAAAACAAAGGACCTCTCGATTGGGATGCACGGCTGAAGGTTGCCCTTGGAGCTGCTAGAGGATTAGCTTATCTTCATGAAGATTCTAACCCTCGAGTGATTCACCGAGATTTTAAGGCTAGTAATGTTCTATTAGAAGATGACTTTACCCCAAAGGTCTCAGATTTCGGTTTAGCAAGGGAGGCAACTGAAGGAAGCCAGCACATTTCTACCCGAGTCATGGGAACTTTTGG ATATGTTGCTCCCGAGTATGCTATGACGGGGCATCTACTTGTTAAGAGTGATGTTTACAGTTTTGGGGTTGTGCTTCTTGAGCTTTTAACCGGAAGAAAACCTGTGGATATGTCCCAACCTCAGGGACAGGAAAATCTCGTAACTTGGGCACGGCCACTACTAAGCAGTCGGGAAGGTGTAGAACAGTTGGTAGATCCTTCCTTGGCTGGGACATATAACTTTGACGACATGGCTAAGGTGGCAGCCATAGCGTCCATGTGTGTTCACCCTGAGGTGACTCACAGACCTTTTATGGGTGAAGTTGTGCAGGCTCTGAAGCTTATATACAACGACACTGACGAAACTGGCGGGGATTGTTGTAGTCAAAAGGAGTCCTCTGCCCCCGAATCGGACTTTAAAGGAGATTTAGCCCCTTCTGATAGCAGTTGGTGGAATGCTGGTGCGGTTACCCCCAGTTTAACTTATGGACGATCCTATCCTTTCGTCACAATGGACTATAGTTCTGGTCAACTTGACGAAATGGAAAACCGACCGTTCTCAACTTCAAGTTTGTTTGGAGATAGAACATCGTTACCAATTAGACACGGTAACAGATCAGGCCCATTGAGAACGGTCCGAAGCAAGCCAAGCTTTTATACATTAAGAGGGAGCATGAGCGAGCATGGGGGACTCCTTCCGAGACGAATTTGGAGCGACTCCAATTAG